A DNA window from Bradyrhizobium barranii subsp. barranii contains the following coding sequences:
- a CDS encoding MBOAT family O-acyltransferase: MLFSTTIFLFGFLPRALAATLLASFGPYWLFLLTLTGASAYFYAAHVPAYLGLLGASAAVNYIVATLVEKGRRRWLYLAGIALNLAPLGYFKYWDFAARNIDRVLGLPFTPSNIVLPLAISFITFEQIAFLSDVHAGRVERGSPLRYAAFISFFPKLIAGPIIRYTEMLPQFRAEKRPSLDLIITGLCIFSIGLFKKVAFADQLAPSADRIFGLASGQLVSGTDAALAIGAYAAQIYFDFSGYSDMAIGLACMLGLTLPINFFSPYKATSIIEFWRRWHITLSRFLRDYLYIPLGGNRGGTSRTYVNLFLVMTLGGLWHGAGFAFIIWGALHGVALIVNHAWNSIRPAALAGSRIMSLVGWTATTVIVLFGWIFFRAVDLATSRNMIESLFTPWTMSTLEPRAIHLLGFCWLLILACPNTAQLFRFSFLLKGSESDYLRQIPAAKLWLVALSGTLLFFSLVIMVSGTPNAFIYFQF; the protein is encoded by the coding sequence ATGCTCTTTTCGACGACAATCTTTCTCTTCGGCTTTTTGCCCAGAGCGCTGGCAGCCACCCTGCTCGCGAGTTTCGGGCCCTATTGGCTGTTTCTGCTGACCTTGACTGGCGCGTCCGCGTATTTTTATGCGGCTCACGTCCCGGCTTATCTCGGGCTCCTGGGCGCTTCAGCGGCCGTGAACTACATCGTTGCAACGCTCGTCGAGAAAGGACGCCGACGCTGGCTGTATCTCGCCGGCATCGCCCTCAACCTCGCGCCGCTCGGCTATTTCAAATATTGGGACTTCGCCGCCCGAAACATCGATCGTGTTCTCGGCTTGCCATTCACACCGAGCAACATCGTCCTGCCCCTCGCCATCTCTTTCATCACCTTCGAACAGATCGCGTTCCTGTCCGACGTGCATGCGGGGCGCGTTGAGCGCGGTTCTCCCCTGCGCTACGCCGCCTTCATCAGCTTCTTTCCCAAGCTCATCGCCGGGCCGATCATCCGCTACACCGAGATGCTGCCCCAGTTTCGCGCCGAGAAGCGGCCGAGCCTGGACTTGATCATCACGGGCCTCTGCATCTTCTCGATCGGGTTGTTCAAGAAGGTCGCTTTCGCCGACCAGCTCGCGCCATCGGCTGACCGCATCTTCGGCCTTGCGAGCGGACAGCTTGTGTCGGGAACGGACGCGGCGCTGGCGATCGGCGCCTACGCAGCGCAGATCTACTTTGACTTCTCCGGCTATTCCGACATGGCGATTGGACTTGCGTGCATGCTCGGACTAACGCTGCCGATCAATTTCTTCTCGCCATACAAGGCGACGTCCATCATCGAGTTCTGGCGCCGCTGGCATATCACGCTGTCCCGCTTCCTGCGCGACTACCTGTATATTCCCCTTGGTGGCAATCGCGGCGGGACATCGCGCACTTACGTCAACCTCTTCCTGGTGATGACTTTAGGCGGCCTGTGGCATGGCGCCGGCTTCGCCTTCATCATATGGGGCGCGCTCCACGGCGTTGCCCTGATCGTCAATCATGCCTGGAATTCGATCCGTCCCGCCGCGCTGGCGGGCTCTCGCATCATGTCTCTTGTGGGATGGACAGCAACCACAGTCATCGTCCTGTTCGGCTGGATCTTCTTCAGGGCTGTCGATCTTGCGACGTCACGCAACATGATCGAGTCGCTGTTCACGCCCTGGACGATGAGCACCCTCGAACCGAGAGCCATCCACCTCCTCGGTTTCTGCTGGCTGCTGATCCTCGCCTGCCCCAACACCGCGCAACTGTTTCGCTTCAGCTTCCTGCTGAAAGGCAGCGAGAGCGACTACCTGCGGCAGATCCCTGCGGCAAAGCTCTGGCTCGTCGCGCTCAGCGGCACCCTGCTGTTCTTCTCGCTCGTCATCATGGTATCCGGCACGCCAAATGCTTTCATTTATTTCCAGTTCTAG
- a CDS encoding dihydrodipicolinate synthase family protein, which produces MKARPTGVIPPMTTPFRKDGEIDLGLVAAQVDWMIGAGAHGVAAGGSTGEGHTLDHEEYRDLMAATVEAVKGRIPVIAGIIVDSTRDAIRRGKLVRDMNVAALQVTPVHYLFKPDDEAMVAHFRAMADETGMPIIIYNVVPWSYLSPALLVRIMTEVPLVVGVKQSAGDLKLFADLMMMAPDKLIYSAVDALMYPSYTLGAHGSIAAILTAAPHASVALWDAVKAGDHPRALDLHKKLLTLWNAVIADNLPACTRYAQTLQGLPRTYPRAPMPEASPAQQAATRKALEALGALNGVRVEAAE; this is translated from the coding sequence ATGAAGGCACGACCGACCGGCGTGATCCCGCCGATGACGACGCCGTTCCGGAAGGACGGCGAGATCGACCTTGGGCTCGTGGCGGCCCAGGTCGACTGGATGATCGGCGCCGGCGCGCATGGCGTCGCGGCCGGCGGCTCGACCGGCGAGGGCCACACGCTCGATCACGAGGAATATCGCGACCTGATGGCCGCGACGGTCGAGGCGGTGAAGGGACGCATTCCCGTGATCGCCGGCATCATCGTGGACTCCACGCGCGATGCGATCCGTCGCGGCAAGCTCGTGCGCGACATGAATGTCGCAGCGCTCCAGGTCACGCCGGTGCATTATCTGTTCAAGCCCGACGACGAGGCGATGGTCGCGCACTTCCGCGCCATGGCTGATGAGACCGGCATGCCCATCATCATCTACAACGTGGTGCCGTGGTCCTATCTGTCGCCCGCGCTGCTGGTGCGGATCATGACCGAGGTGCCGCTGGTGGTCGGCGTCAAGCAGAGCGCGGGCGATCTCAAGCTGTTCGCGGATCTCATGATGATGGCGCCGGACAAGCTGATCTACAGCGCGGTCGATGCCCTCATGTATCCGTCCTACACGCTCGGCGCCCATGGCTCGATCGCCGCGATCCTGACCGCGGCGCCGCATGCCTCCGTCGCGCTGTGGGATGCGGTGAAGGCGGGCGACCATCCGCGCGCGCTCGACCTGCACAAGAAGCTGTTGACGCTGTGGAACGCCGTTATCGCCGACAATCTGCCGGCCTGCACGCGTTACGCCCAGACGCTCCAGGGCTTGCCCAGGACCTATCCGCGCGCACCGATGCCGGAGGCCTCGCCGGCGCAGCAGGCCGCCACCCGCAAGGCGCTGGAGGCACTCGGCGCGTTGAACGGGGTGCGTGTCGAAGCGGCCGAATAG
- a CDS encoding SDR family NAD(P)-dependent oxidoreductase: MKDFAGKIAVITGGGTGMGRELARQLVAEGCNVAMCDVSEAAMAETKRLCEVEKLPQGLRVTTHVADVSIEDHLKRFRDELAKQQKTDRIHLLFNNAGIGGGGSLFTNTREQWERTFNICWGGVYLGVRTFLPMLVAADEAHIVNTASVNGFWASIGMGQAHTAYSSAKFAVKGFTEALINDLRLHAPHVKCSVVMPGHIGTSIVSNSRKVQSADGSERLNADEVALTRKRMVAAGVPDADKMSDEDIQAAFAERARSFLEDAPTTAAQAAKIILDGVKAERWRILVGEDAKRLDERVRATPEQAYDRAFYESFTQEVGWRLG, translated from the coding sequence ATGAAGGATTTTGCAGGAAAGATCGCCGTCATCACCGGCGGCGGCACGGGGATGGGACGCGAGCTCGCACGGCAGCTCGTCGCCGAGGGCTGCAATGTCGCGATGTGCGACGTCTCGGAGGCCGCGATGGCCGAGACCAAGCGGCTCTGCGAGGTCGAGAAGCTGCCGCAGGGCCTGCGGGTCACGACCCATGTCGCCGACGTCTCGATCGAGGATCATCTCAAGCGGTTTCGCGATGAGCTCGCCAAGCAGCAGAAGACCGATCGGATCCATCTCCTGTTCAACAATGCCGGCATCGGTGGCGGCGGCAGCCTGTTCACCAACACGCGCGAGCAGTGGGAGCGCACCTTCAACATCTGCTGGGGCGGCGTCTATCTCGGCGTGCGCACCTTCCTGCCGATGCTGGTGGCGGCGGACGAGGCCCACATCGTCAACACCGCGAGCGTCAACGGCTTCTGGGCCTCGATCGGCATGGGACAGGCGCACACCGCCTACAGTTCGGCCAAGTTCGCGGTGAAAGGATTTACCGAAGCGCTGATCAACGACCTTCGCCTGCACGCGCCGCATGTCAAATGCTCGGTGGTGATGCCCGGCCATATCGGCACCTCGATCGTCTCCAATTCGCGCAAGGTGCAGAGCGCCGACGGGTCGGAGCGGCTCAATGCCGACGAGGTCGCGCTGACCCGCAAGCGCATGGTCGCGGCTGGCGTGCCGGATGCTGACAAGATGTCGGACGAGGACATCCAGGCTGCGTTCGCCGAACGCGCCCGCAGCTTCCTCGAGGACGCGCCGACGACGGCTGCGCAGGCCGCGAAGATCATCCTCGACGGGGTCAAGGCGGAGCGGTGGCGCATTCTTGTGGGCGAAGACGCAAAGCGCCTTGACGAACGCGTGCGCGCAACGCCGGAGCAGGCCTACGACCGCGCCTTCTATGAAAGCTTTACGCAGGAAGTTGGCTGGCGGCTCGGTTGA
- a CDS encoding alpha/beta fold hydrolase translates to MSVAKIASAFQFCPGGRLLGMRPSGDPAPSLQSRCFNALLRQLPFKKHLASAEAVQAHVQKLALQPASYEPTGLGRGVEVTLTKMGGWPVYYTAPSSGHEGCNHVMFLHGGGFINEIVPAHWRFVGQMTRKARVVCVVPIYPLAPHATAKDLVPATAELLRMLLEDVGPAKVTVVGNSAGAGLALAACQWLRDCGHRQPGRLMLISPAADASVSRPEQVEIAGRDPIQDIPGIIEAGRLYAGELDVGHPFVSPLNGAFRSLAPMTIFSGTRDLLYPDSVDLAERARAAGVPVELHLLRDQPHNFALMPTPEGRQARAIILRAVA, encoded by the coding sequence ATGAGCGTTGCAAAGATCGCATCGGCCTTCCAGTTCTGTCCGGGCGGCCGGCTGTTGGGGATGCGGCCATCCGGCGATCCCGCGCCGAGCCTGCAGAGTCGTTGCTTCAACGCGCTGTTGCGGCAGCTTCCGTTCAAGAAGCACCTTGCCTCGGCCGAGGCCGTGCAGGCGCATGTGCAGAAACTCGCATTGCAGCCGGCCTCCTACGAGCCGACGGGTTTGGGCCGCGGCGTCGAGGTGACGTTGACCAAGATGGGCGGATGGCCGGTCTATTACACGGCGCCATCATCGGGCCATGAGGGCTGCAACCACGTCATGTTCTTGCACGGCGGTGGCTTCATCAACGAGATCGTGCCGGCGCATTGGCGCTTCGTCGGCCAGATGACGCGCAAGGCGCGCGTCGTCTGCGTCGTGCCGATCTATCCGCTTGCGCCGCATGCCACCGCCAAGGATCTCGTGCCGGCGACGGCCGAACTGTTGCGGATGCTGCTGGAGGATGTCGGGCCCGCAAAGGTCACGGTGGTCGGCAATTCCGCCGGCGCGGGACTGGCGCTCGCTGCCTGCCAGTGGCTGCGCGACTGCGGGCATCGGCAGCCGGGCCGGCTGATGCTGATCTCGCCCGCGGCCGATGCATCGGTCAGCCGTCCGGAGCAGGTCGAGATCGCAGGCCGCGATCCGATCCAGGACATTCCGGGGATCATTGAGGCGGGGCGGCTCTATGCCGGCGAGCTCGATGTCGGCCATCCCTTCGTCAGCCCGCTCAACGGCGCCTTCCGTTCGCTCGCGCCGATGACAATCTTTTCGGGCACGCGCGATCTGCTCTATCCCGATAGCGTCGATCTCGCGGAGCGCGCGAGGGCGGCGGGCGTGCCGGTCGAGCTGCATCTGCTCCGTGACCAGCCGCACAATTTCGCGCTGATGCCGACGCCGGAAGGGCGACAGGCGCGTGCGATCATTCTGCGTGCAGTGGCTTAA
- a CDS encoding IS3-like element ISRj2 family transposase (programmed frameshift): MTKKSRRTHSPAFKAKVALAAVKGDKTLAELAQLFDVHPNQITIWKNQLLEGAAGVFGHDKTSAETPVDLKALHAKIGELALENGFFVRRAHQGGPAERKAMIDRDHDLSIVRQAKVLKLARSTVYYEPRPVSAEDLALMRRLDELHLDYPFAGARMLRSLLRREGVYAGRRHIATLMKRMGIEAVYRRPNTSKPAPGHKIYPYLLRGLKIERPDHAWAMDITYIPMRRGFVYLAAVVDVFSRRVLAHRVSITMEAAFCVEAVQEALAKHGRPEIFNTDQGSQFTSLEFTDVLLDAKIAISMDGKGAWRDNVFVERLWRTVKYEEVYLRAYDSVSEARASIAKYLAFYNQGRPHSSLDGRTPDEAYFGTQAMVMAA, from the exons ATGACGAAGAAGAGCCGCCGGACGCATTCTCCGGCATTCAAGGCGAAGGTTGCTTTGGCTGCGGTCAAAGGCGACAAGACACTGGCGGAGCTGGCGCAACTGTTTGATGTTCATCCGAACCAGATCACGATCTGGAAAAACCAGCTCCTGGAAGGCGCCGCCGGCGTGTTTGGGCATGACAAGACATCGGCCGAGACGCCGGTCGATTTGAAGGCGTTACATGCCAAGATCGGCGAGCTGGCGTTGGAAAACG GATTTTTTGTCCGGCGCGCTCACCAAGGCGGGCCTGCTGAGCGCAAAGCGATGATCGACCGCGATCATGATCTTTCTATCGTGCGCCAGGCGAAGGTCCTGAAGCTGGCTCGCAGCACGGTCTACTATGAACCTCGGCCAGTTTCGGCCGAGGACCTTGCCTTGATGCGTCGGCTCGATGAGCTGCATCTCGATTATCCCTTCGCGGGAGCGCGTATGCTGCGATCGTTGCTGCGGCGGGAGGGCGTATACGCCGGTCGCCGCCACATCGCGACGCTGATGAAGCGCATGGGGATCGAGGCGGTCTATCGTCGCCCGAACACGAGCAAGCCGGCTCCGGGTCACAAGATCTACCCGTACCTGTTGCGCGGATTGAAGATCGAGCGGCCCGACCATGCGTGGGCAATGGACATCACCTACATTCCGATGCGGCGTGGCTTCGTCTATCTCGCGGCGGTCGTCGATGTGTTCAGCCGACGGGTCCTGGCCCATCGCGTCTCGATCACAATGGAGGCGGCCTTCTGCGTCGAAGCGGTCCAGGAGGCGTTGGCGAAGCACGGCAGGCCCGAGATTTTCAACACGGATCAGGGCAGCCAGTTCACCAGCCTCGAGTTCACCGATGTGCTGCTGGACGCGAAGATCGCCATCAGCATGGACGGCAAGGGCGCCTGGCGCGACAACGTGTTTGTCGAGCGGCTCTGGCGCACGGTCAAATACGAAGAAGTATATCTCCGCGCCTACGACAGCGTGTCCGAGGCGCGAGCGTCAATTGCCAAGTATCTGGCCTTCTACAATCAGGGACGCCCTCACTCGAGCCTTGACGGGCGCACGCCCGACGAGGCTTACTTCGGCACGCAAGCTATGGTGATGGCCGCATGA
- a CDS encoding TetR/AcrR family transcriptional regulator, with amino-acid sequence MQARSRATVDALVEATARILVREGFEKASTNRIAEIAGVSVGSLYQYFPSKEALVAAVIDRHNEEIMGIVRAALTEVADLPIDKAVRRLVTVAIEAHRIDPKLHRVLAEQIPRTGQLKDVEAFDREVHTLVRAYLESRRNEMRKIDPGLATFICVSAIEAVAHNTVLNQAEMLSEKMVRTLVDETTRMVVGYLR; translated from the coding sequence TTGCAAGCGCGATCGCGCGCCACCGTCGACGCGCTGGTCGAGGCAACCGCTCGCATTCTGGTCCGCGAAGGCTTTGAGAAAGCCAGCACCAACCGGATCGCCGAAATCGCCGGCGTCAGCGTCGGCTCGCTCTATCAGTATTTTCCCAGCAAGGAGGCGCTCGTCGCCGCCGTGATCGACCGTCACAACGAGGAGATCATGGGCATCGTCCGTGCCGCCCTCACCGAGGTCGCCGACCTGCCGATCGACAAAGCCGTGCGCCGCCTCGTCACCGTCGCGATCGAAGCCCACCGCATCGATCCCAAACTACATCGGGTGCTTGCCGAGCAGATCCCGCGCACCGGCCAGCTCAAGGACGTCGAAGCCTTCGACCGCGAGGTCCACACCCTGGTGCGCGCCTATCTCGAAAGCCGCCGCAACGAGATGCGCAAGATCGACCCGGGACTGGCGACCTTCATCTGCGTCAGTGCGATCGAGGCGGTCGCGCACAACACGGTGCTGAACCAGGCCGAGATGCTCTCGGAGAAGATGGTGAGGACGCTGGTGGATGAGACGACACGGATGGTGGTGGGGTATTTGAGGTAG